The genomic region AAACGCGGCTCGACGCTCTCGAGGTATGGCCTCAGGTCCACTGACTCGGCCTGCGGGAACTCCACCGCGAGCGCGTCTGCGTCGTGCTCGTCGTCGCCGAAGTGATCCGACTCGTTGAGCTCGACTGGCAGCGGCGCGCTGGGCGGGCCGACCGCCACGCGGTCCTCGAAGCACTTGAGTCCCAGCGTGTGCGCCAGCAGCCGCAGCAGTGGAAAGAGGCGGCGCGCCGACTCGTGCGCGTCGGCGGCGGTGTCGAGGCGATTTGGGAAGTAATGCTCGGACAGCGTCGGCAACGGGCGTTGGAGGATCGCGTCGACCCGCTCCAGTTGCAGCCGATCTCCGCACCACGGTAATCGGACAACCTTCGCACCGTCGGCGACCATCGGTTGGGCAGACGCGATCTCGGCCGGCGTCACCAGTGTCAACAGGCACGCAGCGCGGAACAATGTTGGGTGACGCACCCGCAGGTGCATCGCGAGCAACTGCTCAATCAGGTCGCGCCCGAGGTCGCGCGTCTGGTCGGCCAGCGTCGGGTCCTGCACGAGGTGCTCGACTCCGCGCGCTGAGCTGAACAGGTCGTCCGCAAGCGCGAGAAGGCGCGCGACACCGGACCACGAATCGAGCATCTCTGGCTGCAGGTCGACAATCTCCTGCGCAAGCCCGCCCAGGCGCTCGATCTCCCGGCGCAGATCGGCGCGGCCGCCGACCTCGTCGGTTCTGCCCATCGACTGCATCAGCAGTTTCACACCCACCGGTCGCCGCGTGGCGTCGACCAGTGGCGCCAGCAGCGCAACGATCTCGTCACGCAGTGTGACAGGCAGAGTGTTGTCGTTGGTGGCCATGCGGATCTCCGCGTCAGACGTTCCGCGCACGCGGGCGCGGATGGTCGGGTAACTGCGGTACGGCGGCGCCGGCCGCGTCGGTGACCTTGTACTTCGGCCACTCACTGGCCCAGGTGGTCTCGTTGAGCCAGCGCATGAACTTCAACGGTTCGTAATGGAACGCGAATCCGGCCGCGTTGAGCTGCCCGTGCCCTGGCAGCGTGGGATGCAGGCGCGTGACGAGCGAGGCATCGCCCCACCAGTTGACGAGGTCGGGGTTGACGCCGATGCCTTGCAGGCGCGTGCGCTCCTCCGCCGACGGCGCCTTGGACCATTCGCTCTGGTAGAAAACCGCCGGCAGCATGGGCATCGGCGTGCCGGCGGGCAGCGACCAACCCGAGGCGCTGGCGACGGACTGGAAGGCCGGTGGCACGAATCCGGAGCCGAAGGTCTCCAGGCCGATACCATGCAGCACCATTGTGCCTTCCTTACGGATCACGCCGGCGTGTCCGAGGAAGTCACCCAGCAGCACGCGGATCGGCGTCTCGTTATTGCGTCCGCTCGCGCCGACCGCCACGTCTCCGGCGCGCAGCCGCTCGAGGAAGAAGAGTAGTGCCACCGCGTCGGTACGCCAACTTTCGAGCACAGTGGGCCGCCGCGGCGTTCCCGGCGGGCGCGAATCCCAGGCCGCCTGCTCGATACCGCCGTGCGCGGCACTGGCGTCGTACAGCGCGAGGACGAGGTCGCATTCCTTTTTGCGGATCAGCACGCGGTTGAGCCAGCAGGGGTTGGAGTCGGTCACCTCGGTGAAGCTCATTCCGTCTGGGCGTGCGAGGTGGATGATCAGCGAGTACACATAAGTGGGCTCCTGGTCATAGTCGATGCGGCCGGGGTTAGCGGGAAACGAGCCCACGCCTTCGATCTCGACCGACAGCGTGTCGGGCAGATGGAAGATCTCGTGCCGCACGAGCACGAACGCCATGCTGACCTCGTCACCAGTGTTGGGGAAGCGCGCCGCGACCAGCTCGCCGTTGGCCGGCGCATAGATCGGCACCCCCGCCGTACCCAGGTTGAAGGTCGATGGCGACGAGATGTCGCCGAAAATGCCGTTGCTCGAGCGCAACCCGCTGCCTGCCGCGAGCAAAGTATAGGCGCGATCCTTGGCGTCGAAATCGCGCGTCGACTCGAAGTAGTACTCGCGCAACGGCGTCGTGCCGTCCGCGCGCCGCTCCGGCCGCCGCGCGGTCACCACGGTGACAAGGTCGTCGCTGAGGTCGAACGGATACCACCACCAGTCCCAAACCTCGCGCGCGAAGCGGTGCCAGTCGAATAGCGGGCCGGGGCAATCGTGGTCAGAGCTATTAAGCGTGTTCGACCCGGAGAAGCCGTGGCCGTGGAAGCCGCGG from Nitrospira japonica harbors:
- a CDS encoding peptidoglycan recognition protein family protein, translating into MPLFELVLERLAMPTSLQTRLATVFSDDPQTRVMAGVANWRPGSFGTFMPDVRSVVVHVTGGFPPRERVEEFVKRYVGPPADWEKRDDPGIGTQYFVPGDGTVFGLINMPSITLHGNHTNNWAIGVETGNLSESSPPPGSRWASLAANADQNADDVPGAKLWISHRAFREVVVSWWTTRTYAGPAREALGDRRYMLFTEQQYRGWALLARFLCERHDLPRNFPLLPHARRERTVDNSATFRRLALADERFPVLVRALAAHHIHEALFESANAATLEARYDAAIQPRNMATNTREHNRVWTALFDVYRGFHGHGFSGSNTLNSSDHDCPGPLFDWHRFAREVWDWWWYPFDLSDDLVTVVTARRPERRADGTTPLREYYFESTRDFDAKDRAYTLLAAGSGLRSSNGIFGDISSPSTFNLGTAGVPIYAPANGELVAARFPNTGDEVSMAFVLVRHEIFHLPDTLSVEIEGVGSFPANPGRIDYDQEPTYVYSLIIHLARPDGMSFTEVTDSNPCWLNRVLIRKKECDLVLALYDASAAHGGIEQAAWDSRPPGTPRRPTVLESWRTDAVALLFFLERLRAGDVAVGASGRNNETPIRVLLGDFLGHAGVIRKEGTMVLHGIGLETFGSGFVPPAFQSVASASGWSLPAGTPMPMLPAVFYQSEWSKAPSAEERTRLQGIGVNPDLVNWWGDASLVTRLHPTLPGHGQLNAAGFAFHYEPLKFMRWLNETTWASEWPKYKVTDAAGAAVPQLPDHPRPRARNV